The nucleotide window TGAAGACGAGAAACATCGGAATGGAACTTACCCGAAACTGGGCGGCCAAATCCTGGTGCTCATCCACGTTGAGTTTGGCGACCTTCGCCTTGCCGGCGTATTCGCCCGCCACTTCATCGAGCGCAGGGGCGATCATTTTGCAGGGACCGCACCACTCGGCCCAAAAGTCCACAAGCACCGGGACGCTGGACTTGAGAACTTCCGTTTCAAAATTTTCCGAGGACAGAGTGACAATGTTTGGAGAGGCCATGATTCGTTTGACAGTTGACGTTTGAAAAATAAAAGGCGGAGCTTGCGCCCCGCCCGGGAAAGCGATCCGTGATCAGAGCAACCAGCCGAGGTAAACCGTGCTGCCAACGGCAATCAAACCAACCACCGCCGCGGCGATGGCCAGAATGGAATCGACAGGGCTCAACCTGGCCGCAGCGGCCGGAGCCGGAGCGCGGCGCGGGGCCGCAGCCGCAGCGGGAGCTGCCGCCGGAGCGGCGGTCGGACGGCCCGCCGTTGGTGCCGCTGTTGCACGCAGAGCCACCGAAGGCGCGGGCGCGGCGGCCGGCGCACTGAACGACGGCGCGGGAGCCGCCCCACCGGCCGGCCCGCCCGGAGGCAAAGTCGGCAATTTGATGGTCGGCGCCGCCGAGGGCTTGGGCGGAAGATTAATGCGAACGGTTTCCTTCTTCGGCTGGACCTTGCCGGTTTCCTTCTTGGGCGGCACCGCGCCCGCCGGCACGTTGGGAATGTTCTCTGCCATAGTGATTTTGTGAGAGGAAGCTAGGTTCCGCCTTTCCGGGTGTCAAATGCTT belongs to Verrucomicrobiia bacterium and includes:
- the trxA gene encoding thioredoxin, with translation MASPNIVTLSSENFETEVLKSSVPVLVDFWAEWCGPCKMIAPALDEVAGEYAGKAKVAKLNVDEHQDLAAQFRVSSIPMFLVFKGGQVVAQHLGASGGKPKLKSLIDGALA